From a single Sebastes umbrosus isolate fSebUmb1 chromosome 17, fSebUmb1.pri, whole genome shotgun sequence genomic region:
- the arfip2b gene encoding arfaptin-2b isoform X3 — protein MTDSIMSKAATMEIPINSNGDTGILPEDDSLEQDLQQVMVSGPNLNETSIVSGGYGGTAEGIISTSSIKGSNMHHSSSSSSMADEATRGVAVEKLETMKKWGLNTYKCTKQMISERFGRGSRTVDLELEAQIEVLRDTKKKYESVLRLARALTNHFYNMVQTQQALGDTFADLSQKSPELRDEFGYNAETQKLLCKNGETLLGAINFFVSSINTLVNKTMEDTLMTIKMYENARLEFDAYRSDLEELSLGPRDAVAMARIDAAQEQYQVQKDKYERLRSDVIIKLKFLEENKVKVMHKQLLLFHNAISAYFAGNQQQLEQTLKQFNIKLRPPGADKPSWLEEQ, from the exons GACCTACAGCAGGTGATGGTATCAGGTCCCAATCTCAACGAGACTAGCATCGTATCTGGGGGTTATGGAGGAACAGCAGAGGGTATCATCTCCACCAGCTCAATCAAAG GTTCCAACATgcaccacagcagcagcagctcgtcGATGGCAGATGAAGCGACCCGCGGCGTGGCTGTGGAAAAACTAGAAACAATGAAGAAGTGGGGTCTCAACACTTACAAG TGTACAAAGCAGATGATCTCGGAGCGTTTCGGTCGGGGTTCCCGGACTGTGGACCTGGAGCTGGAGGCCCAGATTGAGGTGCTGAGAGACACTAAAAAGAAATATGAGAGCGTGCTGCGATTGGCCAGAGCGCTGACCAACCACTTCTACAATATGGTGCAGACGCAGCAAGCGCTGGGTGACACCTTTGCTGACCTCAGTCAGAAATCTCCAGAGCTGCGG GATGAGTTTGGCTACAATGCAGAGACTCAGAAGTTGCTGTGTAAGAACGGGGAGACTCTACTTGGTGCCATTAACTTCTTTGTGTCCAGCATCAACACGCTGGTCAACAAGACCATGGAGGACACCCTGATGACAATCAAGATGTATGAAAATGCCAG ACTGGAGTTTGATGCCTACCGGTCAGACCTGGAGGAACTGAGTCTGGGTCCGAGGGATGCTGTTGCCATGGCTCGCATAGATGCTGCTCAGGAACAGTACCAAGTCCAGAAGGACAAGTATGAACGCCTCCGCTCAGATGTCATCATTAAACTCAAGTTCCTGGAGGAGAATAAG GTGAAGGTGATGCATAAGCAGCTCCTTCTCTTCCATAACGCCATCTCGGCGTACTTTGCTGGcaaccagcagcagctggagcagACGCTGAAGCAGTTCAACATAAAGTTGAGGCCTCCAGGGGCCGACAAGCCCTCCTGGTTAGAGGAGCAGTGA
- the arfip2b gene encoding arfaptin-2b isoform X1: MTDSIMSKAATMEIPINSNGDTGILPEDDSLEQAAKLQWSLDEKVGSSRGTRDLQQVMVSGPNLNETSIVSGGYGGTAEGIISTSSIKGSNMHHSSSSSSMADEATRGVAVEKLETMKKWGLNTYKCTKQMISERFGRGSRTVDLELEAQIEVLRDTKKKYESVLRLARALTNHFYNMVQTQQALGDTFADLSQKSPELRDEFGYNAETQKLLCKNGETLLGAINFFVSSINTLVNKTMEDTLMTIKMYENARLEFDAYRSDLEELSLGPRDAVAMARIDAAQEQYQVQKDKYERLRSDVIIKLKFLEENKVKVMHKQLLLFHNAISAYFAGNQQQLEQTLKQFNIKLRPPGADKPSWLEEQ; encoded by the exons GCTGCAAAACTGCAGTGGAGCTTAGATGAGAAGGTAGGGAGCTCCAGAGGCACCAGG GACCTACAGCAGGTGATGGTATCAGGTCCCAATCTCAACGAGACTAGCATCGTATCTGGGGGTTATGGAGGAACAGCAGAGGGTATCATCTCCACCAGCTCAATCAAAG GTTCCAACATgcaccacagcagcagcagctcgtcGATGGCAGATGAAGCGACCCGCGGCGTGGCTGTGGAAAAACTAGAAACAATGAAGAAGTGGGGTCTCAACACTTACAAG TGTACAAAGCAGATGATCTCGGAGCGTTTCGGTCGGGGTTCCCGGACTGTGGACCTGGAGCTGGAGGCCCAGATTGAGGTGCTGAGAGACACTAAAAAGAAATATGAGAGCGTGCTGCGATTGGCCAGAGCGCTGACCAACCACTTCTACAATATGGTGCAGACGCAGCAAGCGCTGGGTGACACCTTTGCTGACCTCAGTCAGAAATCTCCAGAGCTGCGG GATGAGTTTGGCTACAATGCAGAGACTCAGAAGTTGCTGTGTAAGAACGGGGAGACTCTACTTGGTGCCATTAACTTCTTTGTGTCCAGCATCAACACGCTGGTCAACAAGACCATGGAGGACACCCTGATGACAATCAAGATGTATGAAAATGCCAG ACTGGAGTTTGATGCCTACCGGTCAGACCTGGAGGAACTGAGTCTGGGTCCGAGGGATGCTGTTGCCATGGCTCGCATAGATGCTGCTCAGGAACAGTACCAAGTCCAGAAGGACAAGTATGAACGCCTCCGCTCAGATGTCATCATTAAACTCAAGTTCCTGGAGGAGAATAAG GTGAAGGTGATGCATAAGCAGCTCCTTCTCTTCCATAACGCCATCTCGGCGTACTTTGCTGGcaaccagcagcagctggagcagACGCTGAAGCAGTTCAACATAAAGTTGAGGCCTCCAGGGGCCGACAAGCCCTCCTGGTTAGAGGAGCAGTGA
- the arfip2b gene encoding arfaptin-2b isoform X2: protein MTDSIMSKAATMEIPINSNGDTGILPEDDSLEQAAKLQWSLDEKDLQQVMVSGPNLNETSIVSGGYGGTAEGIISTSSIKGSNMHHSSSSSSMADEATRGVAVEKLETMKKWGLNTYKCTKQMISERFGRGSRTVDLELEAQIEVLRDTKKKYESVLRLARALTNHFYNMVQTQQALGDTFADLSQKSPELRDEFGYNAETQKLLCKNGETLLGAINFFVSSINTLVNKTMEDTLMTIKMYENARLEFDAYRSDLEELSLGPRDAVAMARIDAAQEQYQVQKDKYERLRSDVIIKLKFLEENKVKVMHKQLLLFHNAISAYFAGNQQQLEQTLKQFNIKLRPPGADKPSWLEEQ from the exons GCTGCAAAACTGCAGTGGAGCTTAGATGAGAAG GACCTACAGCAGGTGATGGTATCAGGTCCCAATCTCAACGAGACTAGCATCGTATCTGGGGGTTATGGAGGAACAGCAGAGGGTATCATCTCCACCAGCTCAATCAAAG GTTCCAACATgcaccacagcagcagcagctcgtcGATGGCAGATGAAGCGACCCGCGGCGTGGCTGTGGAAAAACTAGAAACAATGAAGAAGTGGGGTCTCAACACTTACAAG TGTACAAAGCAGATGATCTCGGAGCGTTTCGGTCGGGGTTCCCGGACTGTGGACCTGGAGCTGGAGGCCCAGATTGAGGTGCTGAGAGACACTAAAAAGAAATATGAGAGCGTGCTGCGATTGGCCAGAGCGCTGACCAACCACTTCTACAATATGGTGCAGACGCAGCAAGCGCTGGGTGACACCTTTGCTGACCTCAGTCAGAAATCTCCAGAGCTGCGG GATGAGTTTGGCTACAATGCAGAGACTCAGAAGTTGCTGTGTAAGAACGGGGAGACTCTACTTGGTGCCATTAACTTCTTTGTGTCCAGCATCAACACGCTGGTCAACAAGACCATGGAGGACACCCTGATGACAATCAAGATGTATGAAAATGCCAG ACTGGAGTTTGATGCCTACCGGTCAGACCTGGAGGAACTGAGTCTGGGTCCGAGGGATGCTGTTGCCATGGCTCGCATAGATGCTGCTCAGGAACAGTACCAAGTCCAGAAGGACAAGTATGAACGCCTCCGCTCAGATGTCATCATTAAACTCAAGTTCCTGGAGGAGAATAAG GTGAAGGTGATGCATAAGCAGCTCCTTCTCTTCCATAACGCCATCTCGGCGTACTTTGCTGGcaaccagcagcagctggagcagACGCTGAAGCAGTTCAACATAAAGTTGAGGCCTCCAGGGGCCGACAAGCCCTCCTGGTTAGAGGAGCAGTGA